From one Thalassobaculum sp. OXR-137 genomic stretch:
- a CDS encoding hemerythrin domain-containing protein → MTQPDLPDRPALDPDLRLDARTALPEALRVLVQAMPQASWAAHPNFGGMTQFWLERHAAFRQLLDRIAADAGASAAGDMAAEDFAPRLYRLASTLLGELHGHHSVEDAHYFPQLRRLEPSVARGFDLLDADHKDLDARLHGFAGEVNGLLQAAQAGTLGAAQMEPFVGSVAEFQRVLDRHLVDEEELVIPALLKLGG, encoded by the coding sequence ATGACCCAGCCCGACCTTCCCGACCGCCCCGCCCTCGACCCGGACCTGCGCCTGGACGCCCGCACGGCCCTGCCGGAGGCGCTGCGCGTGCTGGTGCAGGCGATGCCGCAGGCCTCCTGGGCGGCGCATCCGAATTTCGGCGGCATGACCCAGTTCTGGCTGGAGCGCCACGCCGCCTTCCGCCAGTTGCTCGACCGCATCGCCGCTGATGCCGGTGCGTCGGCGGCCGGCGACATGGCGGCGGAGGACTTCGCCCCGCGCCTGTACCGGCTGGCCAGTACCCTGCTGGGCGAGCTGCACGGGCATCATTCGGTCGAGGATGCCCATTACTTTCCGCAGTTGCGCCGGCTCGAGCCGTCGGTGGCCCGGGGCTTCGACCTGCTGGATGCCGACCACAAGGACCTGGACGCCCGGCTGCACGGCTTTGCCGGCGAGGTGAACGGGCTGCTCCAGGCGGCCCAGGCGGGAACCCTCGGGGCGGCGCAGATGGAGCCGTTCGTGGGATCCGTCGCGGAGTTTCAGCGGGTGCTCGACCGCCACCTGGTGGACGAGGAGGAGCTCGTCATTCCGGCCCTGCTGAAGCTCGGGGGGTAA
- a CDS encoding TRAP transporter large permease yields the protein MDKLEIALWSFPLLLLLIGLRMPIGLAMLLLGIGGSVLVNGSWLPVMSQMKSMAYDTFSNYSLGIIPLFLLMGQFATHGGLSKALFDAAESWLGHRKGGVAMAAVGACGGFGAICGSSLATAATMAQVALPELKRFGYSGSLSTGALAAGGTLGILIPPSVVLVIYALLTEQNIAKLFVAAVVPGILAALGYMAAIAIYVRLKPDSAGHRDPAPMAERFRALWRIWPVLVVFAVVVGGIYLGLFTPTEGAAFGAAGTGLIALANRGLTLAKLKTSLLQTATSTAMIFFIVLGAAIFNSFLAFAQLPQEAAQWVTDQGFAPYTVLAAILLLYLVLGCFMDSLSMILLTVPIFFPVVSELDFGMEPEAFALWFGILVLVVVEVGLITPPVGMNLFVINSMARDVPMAQTYRGTLPFLMSDVVRVVLLVLFPAITLFLVGL from the coding sequence ATGGACAAGCTCGAGATCGCGCTCTGGTCGTTCCCGCTGCTGCTGCTGCTGATCGGCCTGCGGATGCCCATCGGCCTCGCCATGCTGCTGCTCGGCATCGGCGGCTCGGTGCTGGTCAACGGCAGCTGGCTGCCGGTGATGTCGCAGATGAAGTCGATGGCCTACGACACCTTCTCCAACTACTCGCTCGGCATCATCCCGCTGTTCCTGCTGATGGGCCAGTTCGCCACCCATGGCGGCCTGTCCAAGGCGCTGTTCGACGCGGCGGAGTCGTGGCTCGGCCACCGCAAGGGCGGCGTGGCGATGGCCGCCGTCGGCGCCTGCGGCGGGTTCGGCGCGATCTGCGGTTCCTCGCTCGCCACGGCGGCGACCATGGCCCAGGTCGCCCTGCCCGAGCTGAAGCGCTTCGGCTATTCCGGCTCGCTGTCGACCGGCGCGCTCGCGGCCGGCGGCACGCTCGGCATTCTGATCCCGCCCTCGGTGGTGCTGGTGATCTACGCCCTGCTGACCGAGCAGAACATCGCCAAGCTGTTCGTCGCCGCCGTGGTGCCGGGCATCCTGGCTGCGCTCGGCTACATGGCCGCGATCGCGATCTACGTCCGCCTGAAGCCGGACAGTGCCGGCCACCGCGACCCGGCCCCGATGGCCGAACGGTTCCGCGCCCTGTGGCGGATCTGGCCGGTGCTGGTGGTCTTCGCCGTCGTGGTGGGCGGCATCTATCTCGGCCTGTTCACCCCGACCGAGGGTGCCGCCTTCGGGGCGGCAGGCACCGGATTGATCGCGCTGGCCAACCGCGGCCTGACGCTGGCGAAGCTGAAGACCTCGCTGCTGCAGACCGCGACGTCGACGGCGATGATCTTTTTCATCGTCCTGGGGGCGGCGATCTTCAACAGCTTCCTTGCCTTCGCCCAGCTGCCCCAGGAGGCGGCCCAGTGGGTCACCGACCAGGGCTTCGCCCCCTACACGGTGCTGGCGGCGATCCTGCTGCTGTATCTGGTGCTCGGCTGTTTCATGGATTCGCTGTCGATGATCCTGCTGACGGTGCCGATCTTCTTCCCGGTGGTCAGCGAGCTGGATTTCGGCATGGAGCCGGAGGCCTTCGCCCTGTGGTTCGGCATTCTGGTGCTGGTGGTGGTGGAGGTCGGGCTGATCACCCCGCCGGTGGGGATGAACCTGTTCGTGATCAACTCGATGGCGCGCGACGTGCCGATGGCGCAGACCTATCGCGGCACACTGCCGTTCCTGATGAGCGACGTGGTGCGGGTGGTGCTGCTGGTGCTGTTCCCGGCGATCACGCTGTTCCTGGTGGGGCTGTAG
- a CDS encoding TRAP transporter small permease, which yields MYSTISGFLTRLSRLLAMLGGALLLAITALVVLSVSGRALIWAGLAPIPGDFELVEAGTALAVFCFLPWCQLERGHVSVDVFADRLGPRLNAALAVLFDLAMTAVAGFILWRLWAGMQDKMQYNETTYILQFPVWWGYAACVPVGAVFVAACAWSAVRDVMEPRTG from the coding sequence GTGTATTCGACGATTTCCGGGTTCCTGACCCGCCTGTCGCGGCTGCTGGCGATGCTGGGCGGCGCGCTTCTGCTGGCGATCACCGCCCTGGTGGTGCTCAGCGTCAGCGGCCGGGCCCTGATCTGGGCCGGACTCGCGCCGATCCCCGGCGATTTCGAGCTGGTCGAGGCCGGCACCGCGCTCGCCGTGTTCTGCTTCCTGCCCTGGTGCCAGCTGGAGCGCGGCCATGTCTCGGTCGACGTCTTCGCCGACCGGCTCGGCCCGCGCCTGAACGCCGCTCTGGCGGTGCTGTTCGACCTGGCGATGACGGCGGTGGCCGGCTTCATCCTGTGGCGCCTGTGGGCCGGGATGCAGGACAAGATGCAGTACAACGAGACCACCTACATCCTGCAGTTTCCGGTCTGGTGGGGCTACGCCGCCTGCGTGCCGGTCGGCGCGGTCTTCGTGGCGGCCTGTGCCTGGTCGGCGGTGCGCGACGTGATGGAACCGAGGACGGGCTGA
- a CDS encoding TRAP transporter substrate-binding protein, with protein MLKKLLSAHLLSAGVVAAGLLAAAAPAGAQDVTLKLHQLLPLKAAIPDKFINPWIERVQTQSGGRIKVEHYPSMQLGGKPPELVQQVTDGAVDIVWTVMGYTPGRFPRAEAFELPFMVATAEETSVAFQKYADKHMQDDFPGMHVIAVHTHGPGLIHSKDPVNTLEDLKGMKLRGPTRVITGMLEQLGAVAIGMPVPAVPEAVSKGVIDGAVIPWEVTLPLKMAELVHNHTGFAGDRGLYTATFLFAMNKAKYDSLPDDLKKVIDDNSGVEAARLAGRAMDEVDKIGLAKAQKAGNTVITLDAAETARWKEAAGPVVENWIAEMDGKGMDGKGMVADAQALVAAETK; from the coding sequence ATGCTGAAGAAACTGCTCTCGGCCCATCTGCTTTCGGCGGGGGTCGTCGCCGCCGGCCTTCTGGCCGCCGCCGCTCCGGCGGGCGCCCAGGACGTCACTTTGAAGCTGCACCAGCTTCTGCCGCTCAAGGCCGCCATCCCCGACAAGTTCATCAATCCGTGGATCGAGCGGGTGCAGACCCAGTCCGGCGGCCGCATCAAGGTCGAGCACTATCCCTCCATGCAGCTCGGCGGCAAGCCGCCGGAGCTGGTCCAGCAGGTCACCGACGGCGCGGTCGACATCGTCTGGACGGTGATGGGCTACACCCCGGGCCGCTTCCCGCGCGCCGAGGCCTTCGAGCTGCCGTTCATGGTCGCCACCGCCGAGGAGACCTCGGTCGCCTTCCAGAAATACGCCGACAAGCACATGCAGGACGACTTCCCCGGCATGCACGTGATCGCGGTCCACACCCACGGTCCCGGCCTGATCCACTCCAAGGATCCGGTGAACACGCTGGAGGACCTGAAGGGCATGAAGCTACGCGGTCCGACCCGGGTGATCACCGGTATGCTGGAGCAACTCGGCGCGGTGGCGATCGGCATGCCGGTGCCGGCGGTGCCCGAGGCGGTGTCCAAGGGCGTGATCGACGGGGCGGTGATCCCCTGGGAGGTCACCCTGCCGCTGAAGATGGCCGAGCTGGTGCATAACCACACCGGCTTCGCCGGCGACCGCGGCCTCTACACCGCGACCTTCCTGTTCGCCATGAACAAGGCGAAATACGACTCGCTGCCCGACGACCTGAAGAAGGTGATCGACGACAATTCCGGCGTCGAGGCCGCCCGTCTGGCCGGCCGGGCGATGGACGAGGTGGACAAGATCGGCCTGGCCAAGGCGCAGAAGGCCGGCAACACCGTCATCACCCTCGACGCGGCCGAGACCGCCCGCTGGAAGGAGGCCGCCGGTCCGGTGGTCGAGAACTGGATCGCCGAGATGGACGGCAAGGGCATGGACGGCAAGGGCATGGTCGCCGACGCCCAGGCCCTGGTGGCCGCCGAGACCAAGTAA
- a CDS encoding GntR family transcriptional regulator, whose protein sequence is MVGTARRERGSSQSLKALLGIRELVFSGEVGPGVRLSEVTLSGRLGISRTPIRAALAQLDQEGVVETIPSGGYTVRGFTPADVADAIELRGALEGMAARLAAERGVPPARLQAMHTLLAELDALVADPAQTDFQAYIARNGEFHEHLHALSGSETIRRELERAMRLPFAGPNAFISAQEEMPEVRASLVVAQAQHRAIVNAIELREGARAEALAREHARLARANLDAMIEDRKRMTTVPGLSLING, encoded by the coding sequence ATGGTGGGCACCGCCCGCCGCGAGCGCGGCAGTTCCCAGAGCCTGAAGGCCCTGCTCGGCATCCGTGAGCTGGTGTTCTCCGGCGAGGTCGGCCCCGGTGTGCGCCTGTCGGAGGTGACCCTGTCCGGCCGTCTCGGCATCTCCCGCACCCCGATCCGCGCCGCCCTGGCCCAGCTCGACCAGGAAGGGGTGGTGGAGACGATTCCCTCCGGCGGCTACACGGTGCGAGGCTTCACGCCCGCCGACGTGGCCGACGCCATCGAGCTGCGCGGCGCGCTGGAAGGCATGGCCGCCCGGCTGGCCGCGGAACGCGGTGTCCCCCCGGCCCGGCTGCAGGCGATGCACACCCTGCTGGCGGAGCTGGATGCCCTGGTAGCCGACCCGGCGCAGACCGATTTCCAGGCCTATATCGCCCGCAACGGAGAGTTCCACGAGCATCTGCACGCGCTCTCCGGCAGCGAGACCATCCGCAGGGAGCTGGAGCGCGCCATGCGCCTGCCCTTCGCCGGACCGAACGCCTTCATCTCGGCCCAAGAGGAGATGCCGGAGGTGCGGGCCTCCCTGGTGGTGGCGCAGGCGCAGCACCGGGCCATCGTCAACGCCATCGAGCTGCGCGAGGGGGCCCGGGCCGAAGCCCTCGCCCGCGAGCACGCCCGGCTTGCCCGGGCCAATCTGGATGCCATGATCGAGGACCGGAAACGGATGACCACCGTCCCGGGCCTGTCGCTGATCAACGGATAG
- a CDS encoding cobalamin-independent methionine synthase II family protein: MTASTPPFRADEVGSLLRPAELKAARADFAAGKLDAAGLRKVEDDCIRHVVAKQEEVGLQAVTDGEFRRSWWHFDFLAGLDGVEMVQGAKAIQFSGVQTKSESIGVTGKVGFSDHPMLDHFRFLKSVTKVTPKMTIPSPSVLHFRGGRDAISKDVYPDMDAFYADTAEAYAQAVRSFYDAGCRYLQFDDTVWAYLCSEKERQAVRDRGEDPDALKAAYAGMIAHALKAKPADMAITTHVCRGNFRSSWISEGGYEPVAEMLLGELDYDGYFLEYDTERAGGFEPLRFLPKGKKKVVLGLVTSKFGELENRDGVHARIEEASKFAPIDQFCLSPQCGFASTEEGNILSEEEQWRKLGFIVEVAKDVWGQA; this comes from the coding sequence ATGACAGCCTCGACCCCGCCGTTTCGAGCCGACGAGGTCGGCAGCCTGCTGCGCCCGGCCGAACTGAAAGCGGCCCGGGCCGATTTCGCGGCGGGAAAGCTGGACGCCGCCGGCCTGCGGAAGGTCGAGGACGACTGCATCCGCCACGTGGTCGCCAAGCAGGAAGAGGTCGGGCTCCAGGCCGTGACCGACGGCGAATTCCGCCGCTCATGGTGGCATTTCGATTTCCTCGCCGGCCTCGACGGCGTGGAGATGGTGCAGGGTGCCAAGGCGATCCAGTTTTCCGGCGTGCAGACCAAGTCGGAGAGCATCGGCGTCACCGGCAAGGTCGGCTTCTCCGACCATCCGATGCTGGATCATTTCCGGTTCCTGAAGAGCGTCACCAAGGTCACCCCGAAGATGACGATCCCGTCGCCTTCGGTCCTGCATTTCCGCGGTGGCCGCGACGCGATCTCCAAGGATGTCTATCCGGACATGGATGCCTTCTACGCCGACACCGCGGAGGCCTATGCCCAGGCGGTGCGCAGCTTCTACGACGCCGGCTGCCGCTACCTGCAGTTCGACGACACGGTCTGGGCCTATCTGTGCTCGGAGAAGGAGCGCCAGGCGGTCCGCGACCGGGGCGAGGATCCCGACGCGCTGAAGGCCGCCTATGCCGGGATGATCGCCCACGCGCTCAAGGCCAAGCCGGCCGATATGGCGATCACCACCCATGTCTGCCGCGGCAATTTCCGCTCGAGCTGGATCTCCGAAGGCGGCTACGAGCCGGTCGCCGAGATGCTGCTGGGCGAGCTGGACTACGACGGCTACTTCCTGGAATACGACACCGAGCGGGCCGGCGGGTTCGAGCCGCTGCGCTTCCTGCCCAAGGGTAAGAAGAAGGTCGTGCTCGGCCTGGTGACCTCGAAATTCGGCGAGCTGGAGAACCGGGACGGCGTTCATGCCCGGATCGAGGAGGCCTCGAAATTCGCTCCGATCGACCAGTTCTGCCTCAGCCCGCAATGCGGCTTCGCCTCGACCGAGGAGGGCAACATCCTGTCCGAGGAGGAGCAGTGGCGGAAGCTCGGCTTCATCGTCGAGGTCGCCAAGGACGTCTGGGGCCAGGCGTGA
- a CDS encoding chemotaxis protein CheW: MNALTPQVSDSGNAMTMADVVQFVTVKVGKQSFGIPVLDVEDIIGPQPVTRVPLSLQVIRGSLNLRGRIVTAVDLRTRLSMPKSDSDHHMNVVVEYKGDLYSLVVDEVGDVLNINDAAIDPHPATMSAKLREVSNGIHKLDGELLVLLDVSEVLTF; encoded by the coding sequence ATGAACGCGCTCACCCCGCAAGTCAGTGATTCAGGTAACGCCATGACCATGGCGGATGTCGTCCAGTTCGTGACCGTGAAGGTCGGCAAGCAGAGCTTCGGCATCCCGGTCCTCGACGTGGAGGACATCATCGGCCCGCAGCCGGTGACCCGTGTGCCGCTGTCCCTTCAGGTGATCCGGGGCTCGCTCAACCTGCGCGGCCGCATCGTCACCGCGGTGGACCTGCGCACCCGGCTCTCGATGCCGAAGTCCGACAGCGACCACCACATGAACGTGGTCGTCGAGTACAAGGGCGACCTGTACAGCTTGGTCGTCGACGAGGTCGGCGACGTTCTGAACATCAACGACGCCGCGATCGATCCGCATCCGGCGACGATGTCCGCCAAACTTCGTGAAGTCTCCAACGGCATCCACAAGCTTGATGGCGAGCTGCTGGTCCTGCTGGACGTCTCCGAAGTCCTCACTTTCTAA
- a CDS encoding response regulator, with protein sequence MPICLIVDDSSVVRKVARRIVEKFGYEVAEAADGTDALDYVNANPMPEAILLDWNMPKMQGIDFLESLRKMPNGKDPKVVFCTTENDLSKISRALWAGADEYIMKPFDEDILATKFATVGLRSAA encoded by the coding sequence ATGCCTATCTGCCTGATCGTCGATGATTCCTCAGTCGTGCGGAAGGTTGCCCGCCGTATCGTGGAGAAGTTCGGTTACGAGGTCGCCGAGGCGGCCGACGGTACCGACGCGCTCGACTACGTGAATGCCAATCCGATGCCGGAAGCGATCCTGCTCGACTGGAACATGCCGAAGATGCAGGGCATCGACTTTCTGGAGAGCCTCCGCAAAATGCCGAACGGCAAGGATCCGAAGGTGGTGTTCTGCACCACCGAGAACGACCTTTCCAAGATCAGCCGCGCCCTGTGGGCCGGCGCCGACGAATACATCATGAAGCCCTTCGACGAGGACATCCTCGCCACGAAGTTCGCGACCGTGGGCCTCCGCTCCGCCGCCTGA
- a CDS encoding protein-glutamate O-methyltransferase CheR: protein MNKADFEHFIGFLKTKAGIVITAEKAYLVENRLAPIARKHGMNDASDVLTKMRQMPSAALVSDVLDAMTTNETLFFRDQRPFDQFRDNVLPTLMERNAASKRIRIWCAACSSGQEPYSLAMLFNELGAKVAGWRLEIVGTDISKTILERARKAEYSQFEVQRGLPITMLVKYFEQKGESWHLKADIKNKVSFREFNLLENPRALGQFDVVFCRNVLIYFDHPTKAEILARIAGVMPADGHLFLGGAETVLGVSDKFAAAPGLRGIYVPTDKAAARAA from the coding sequence ATGAACAAAGCTGATTTCGAGCATTTTATCGGGTTTCTCAAAACCAAAGCTGGAATCGTCATTACCGCCGAGAAGGCCTATCTGGTGGAGAACCGCCTGGCGCCGATCGCCCGCAAGCACGGGATGAACGATGCCAGTGACGTGCTGACCAAGATGCGGCAGATGCCGTCCGCCGCCCTGGTCAGCGACGTGCTGGATGCGATGACGACGAACGAGACCCTGTTCTTCCGCGATCAGCGGCCGTTCGACCAGTTCCGCGACAACGTCCTGCCGACCCTGATGGAGCGCAACGCCGCTTCCAAGCGGATCAGGATCTGGTGCGCGGCCTGTTCCAGCGGACAGGAGCCCTATTCGCTGGCCATGCTGTTCAACGAGCTCGGCGCGAAGGTGGCCGGGTGGCGCCTGGAGATCGTCGGCACCGACATCTCCAAGACCATCCTGGAGCGCGCCCGCAAGGCGGAATACTCCCAGTTCGAGGTGCAGCGCGGTCTGCCGATCACCATGCTGGTGAAGTATTTCGAGCAGAAGGGCGAGAGCTGGCACCTGAAGGCCGACATCAAGAACAAGGTGTCGTTCCGCGAGTTCAACCTGCTGGAGAACCCGCGCGCGCTCGGTCAGTTCGACGTGGTGTTCTGCCGCAACGTGCTGATCTACTTCGATCATCCGACCAAGGCGGAGATCCTGGCGCGCATCGCCGGCGTGATGCCGGCGGACGGTCACCTGTTCCTCGGCGGTGCCGAGACGGTGCTGGGCGTATCCGACAAGTTCGCGGCCGCGCCGGGTCTGCGGGGCATCTACGTCCCCACCGACAAGGCCGCCGCCCGCGCGGCGTAA
- a CDS encoding sarcosine oxidase subunit gamma, whose product MADTVTLPPRLSPVAALFAGTVSDTPAGVTLGARVMDQVQIDCRPDRMAAVALPLPAPGRAVSVDGLRLLSLAPGRWMALSAGTQDLMGMLRERCAGAGAALVDQSHGRATLRVSGARVREVLAGGTGIDLHPRAFAEDRVVSTALYHVPVTIDRRLGTATFDLHLPRGYARSLAERLIATGRQYGVAVGA is encoded by the coding sequence GTGGCTGACACCGTGACCCTGCCCCCGCGCCTGTCGCCGGTCGCGGCCCTGTTCGCCGGGACGGTCAGCGATACGCCGGCCGGCGTGACCCTCGGCGCGCGGGTGATGGACCAGGTGCAGATCGACTGCCGGCCGGACCGCATGGCCGCCGTCGCCCTGCCCCTGCCGGCGCCCGGACGGGCGGTGTCGGTGGACGGGCTGCGGCTGCTCAGCCTGGCGCCGGGGCGCTGGATGGCCCTGTCGGCGGGGACACAGGACCTGATGGGGATGCTGCGGGAACGCTGCGCGGGGGCCGGGGCGGCGCTGGTCGACCAGAGCCATGGCCGCGCGACCCTGCGGGTGTCCGGCGCGCGGGTCCGGGAGGTTCTGGCCGGCGGCACGGGGATCGACCTGCATCCGCGGGCCTTCGCCGAGGACCGGGTGGTCTCGACGGCACTGTACCATGTGCCGGTGACGATCGACCGGCGTCTGGGCACGGCGACCTTCGACCTGCACCTGCCCCGTGGCTATGCCCGCAGCCTGGCCGAACGCCTGATCGCCACCGGCCGGCAATACGGCGTGGCGGTGGGGGCTTAA
- a CDS encoding sarcosine oxidase subunit alpha family protein: protein MILGRLKDVNAFRLPTGGEIDRRRALSFRFDGKSYTGYAGDTLASALLANGVTLVGRSFKYHRPRGIFTAGPEEPNALVELRRGGRQEPNTRATMAELFHGLEATSQNRWPSLALDAMELNDLAGRFLVAGFYYKTFMGFPGWHFYEKRIRAAAGMGRATTERDPDSYERMSAHCDMLVVGGGPSGLAAALTAGRSGARVILVEETDALGGRLRSERETIGGVAAMRWVAQARAELESLAEVRILTRTTAFGYYDDNMIGAVERVADHLPVPPPHVPRQRLWHLRAGRVVLATGAIERHIAFPHNDRPGVMLAGAVRSYLHRFAVRPGRRAVVVANNDDGYRTALDLRAAGVEVMRVVDTRPAGNSTWRERCDAAGIETIDNAAVTKVHGRLAVIGCDIAPLDGSGRPLFEPCDLLAVSGGWSPAVHLHTHALGGIDWDDGLAAFVPGAARQAHVSVGAARGAFSLAACLTDGFKAGADAAEAAGFAPGALPDTPATDEPDQRPIQAFWSVGSGKKRFVDLQDDVTADDIALAHREGFVSVEHLKRYTTLGMGTDQGKTSNIIGHALMAQARGEPIPQVGTTRFRPPYTPVAMGTFAGGDRGRHHTPERRSAMHDWHAANGATFVEAGHWMRPQYYLAPGEAGGKAAMDRAITEEVTAVRTAVGLVDVSTLGKIDIQGPDASELLNRLYASGFKTLAVGKARYGLMLREDGIVYDDGTTSRLGEHHYLMTTTTAHAGDVMALIEWYLQVVWPELDVHACSVTEQWAAMALAGPNARDVVADGADVSDAVLPFMGVTTARIAGVPVRIFRISFSGELSYEINVPADWGTRVWEALIAAGQPHGIRPYGTEAMAILRIEKGHVTHAELDGRVTLDDAGMGRMASSKKWFVGSAMLDKPAFTDPARPKLVGLVPVDGKTRIPAGSILVADPAAPVPPGALGPEKLGHVSSSAYLSPTVGHPIALGFVSGGLARKGETLWAVFPLRKLQIEVRITDPVFVDPKGGKLRG, encoded by the coding sequence ATGATCCTCGGCCGCCTCAAGGACGTGAATGCCTTCCGCCTGCCGACCGGCGGCGAGATCGACCGCCGCCGCGCCCTGTCCTTCCGCTTCGACGGCAAGAGCTACACGGGATATGCCGGGGACACGCTCGCCTCCGCCCTGCTGGCCAACGGCGTGACCCTGGTCGGGCGCAGCTTCAAGTATCACCGACCACGCGGCATCTTCACCGCCGGTCCGGAGGAGCCGAACGCCCTGGTCGAGCTGCGCCGCGGCGGCCGGCAGGAGCCGAACACGCGCGCCACCATGGCCGAGCTGTTCCACGGGCTGGAGGCGACCAGCCAGAACCGCTGGCCGTCGCTGGCCCTCGACGCGATGGAGCTGAACGACCTGGCCGGCCGCTTCCTGGTCGCCGGGTTCTACTACAAGACCTTCATGGGCTTCCCCGGCTGGCACTTCTACGAGAAGCGCATCCGCGCCGCCGCCGGGATGGGCCGGGCCACCACCGAGCGCGATCCCGACAGCTACGAGCGGATGTCGGCCCATTGCGACATGCTGGTGGTCGGCGGCGGGCCGAGCGGGCTGGCCGCGGCGCTGACCGCCGGGCGCAGCGGCGCGCGGGTCATCCTGGTGGAGGAGACCGACGCGCTCGGCGGACGGCTGCGCTCGGAGCGCGAGACCATCGGCGGTGTCGCCGCCATGCGCTGGGTGGCCCAGGCACGGGCTGAGTTGGAGAGCCTGGCCGAGGTCCGCATCCTCACCCGCACCACCGCCTTCGGCTATTACGACGACAACATGATCGGCGCGGTGGAACGGGTCGCCGACCATCTGCCGGTTCCGCCGCCCCACGTGCCGCGCCAGCGGCTCTGGCATCTCCGCGCCGGGCGGGTGGTGCTGGCGACCGGCGCCATCGAGCGGCACATCGCCTTTCCCCATAACGACCGGCCCGGCGTGATGCTGGCCGGGGCCGTGCGCAGCTACCTCCACCGCTTCGCCGTGCGGCCGGGACGCCGCGCCGTGGTGGTGGCGAATAACGACGACGGCTACCGCACCGCGCTGGACCTGCGCGCCGCCGGTGTCGAGGTCATGCGCGTGGTCGACACCCGCCCGGCCGGAAACAGTACCTGGCGGGAGCGCTGCGACGCCGCCGGGATCGAGACAATCGACAATGCCGCCGTCACAAAGGTGCATGGAAGGCTCGCCGTCATCGGCTGCGACATCGCTCCGCTGGACGGCAGCGGCCGCCCGCTGTTCGAGCCCTGCGACCTGCTGGCGGTGTCCGGCGGCTGGAGCCCGGCCGTGCATCTGCACACCCACGCGCTGGGCGGGATCGACTGGGACGACGGCCTCGCCGCCTTCGTGCCGGGTGCTGCGCGCCAGGCCCATGTCTCGGTCGGGGCGGCCCGCGGCGCCTTCAGCCTCGCCGCCTGCCTGACCGACGGGTTCAAGGCCGGCGCCGACGCGGCGGAAGCCGCCGGATTCGCCCCCGGCGCCCTGCCCGACACGCCCGCCACCGACGAGCCGGATCAGCGCCCGATCCAGGCGTTCTGGTCAGTGGGTTCCGGCAAGAAGCGCTTCGTCGACCTGCAGGACGACGTCACCGCCGACGACATCGCCCTGGCCCACCGGGAAGGCTTCGTGTCGGTCGAGCACCTCAAGCGCTACACGACGCTCGGCATGGGCACCGACCAGGGCAAGACCTCCAACATCATCGGCCATGCGCTGATGGCCCAGGCCCGGGGCGAGCCGATCCCGCAGGTCGGCACCACCCGCTTCCGACCGCCCTATACCCCCGTCGCGATGGGCACCTTCGCCGGCGGCGACCGGGGCCGCCACCACACCCCGGAGCGGCGCTCGGCCATGCATGACTGGCATGCCGCCAACGGGGCGACCTTCGTGGAGGCCGGTCATTGGATGCGGCCGCAATACTATCTCGCGCCGGGCGAGGCCGGCGGCAAGGCGGCGATGGACCGGGCGATCACCGAGGAGGTCACCGCCGTCCGCACCGCCGTCGGGCTCGTGGATGTCTCCACCCTGGGCAAGATCGACATCCAGGGTCCTGACGCGAGCGAGCTGCTGAACCGGCTCTATGCCAGCGGCTTCAAGACTCTGGCGGTCGGCAAGGCGCGCTACGGGCTGATGCTGCGCGAGGACGGCATCGTCTACGACGACGGCACCACCTCCCGGCTGGGCGAACACCACTACCTGATGACCACCACCACCGCCCATGCCGGCGACGTGATGGCGCTGATCGAGTGGTACCTGCAGGTGGTCTGGCCGGAGCTGGACGTCCACGCCTGTTCGGTGACCGAGCAGTGGGCCGCCATGGCGCTGGCCGGACCGAACGCGCGCGACGTGGTGGCGGACGGCGCCGACGTCTCCGACGCCGTCCTGCCCTTCATGGGGGTGACGACGGCGCGGATCGCCGGGGTGCCGGTGCGGATCTTCCGGATCAGCTTCTCCGGCGAGCTGAGCTACGAGATCAACGTGCCGGCCGATTGGGGCACGCGGGTCTGGGAGGCGCTGATCGCCGCCGGGCAACCGCACGGCATCCGCCCCTACGGCACCGAGGCGATGGCGATCCTGCGCATCGAGAAGGGCCACGTCACCCATGCGGAACTGGACGGGCGGGTGACCCTGGACGATGCCGGCATGGGCCGCATGGCGAGCAGCAAGAAATGGTTCGTCGGCAGCGCCATGCTGGACAAGCCGGCCTTCACCGACCCGGCCCGCCCCAAGCTGGTCGGGCTGGTGCCGGTGGACGGGAAGACGCGCATCCCGGCTGGGTCCATCCTCGTGGCGGATCCGGCCGCCCCGGTGCCACCGGGTGCGCTCGGGCCGGAGAAGCTCGGGCACGTCTCCTCCAGCGCCTATCTCTCGCCGACCGTGGGGCACCCGATCGCGCTCGGCTTCGTCTCCGGCGGTCTGGCGCGCAAGGGCGAGACGCTGTGGGCGGTGTTCCCGCTGCGGAAGCTGCAGATAGAGGTGCGGATCACAGATCCGGTCTTCGTCGACCCCAAGGGAGGAAAGCTGCGTGGCTGA